Within the Thermanaeromonas toyohensis ToBE genome, the region CTCCCTTGTAGGAGCGTTTATGTACTTTGCCACTCTAACGGAAGTACCCATTGTACAGGGGCTTCTGGGCTCTGGCATGGGCCAGGGGCCTGCTCTAGCCCTGCTTCTTGCAGGGCCGGCTTTAAGTTTGCCCAATATGCTGGTTATCAACAGCGTCCTGGGCTTTAAGAAAACCTTCGCTTATGTTTCTCTGGTAGTCATAATGGCCACCCTAACGGGCATGGTATTTGGAGCGCTGGTCGGCTAAAGGAGTAAAAAATTTGCTTGGGGGAGGTCAGAGGATTTATGTCCGTGTCCTTGAGGGAATTAGCGCAAAAGATGGTGGACATTTTGGGATTAAAAACTCAACCTGTAGCGGTTAAGTTTTGTGAAAGGACGTATGGGGATCATTTAGAGCAGAGGAAGATGCGCTACTGCCAGGCTTTGATGCTGGCCAGGCACGGAGAAGAGGTTGTTTTGACGGCGGAAAACATCGCCTGTCCGGCAGCCGCGGCAGCCTTCGGCTTCAAACCTTTGCCGGAAAAGATTGCCGAAGGTGACATGCTAGCTAACCTGGGACTGTTCGCCCAGCCCGCTGCAGCCAAGTATACCATGTCCCTTATGCCGAGACTAGAGAGGGGCAAATATCAGGCTGTGCGCCTGCTCCCCCTTTCCCAGGCAGAAGGTGTGGTGCCGGATGTAGTGGTGGTAGAAGGGCTACCGGAACAGCTTATGTGGATTATCCTGGCTTCTGTCTTTAATACTGGTGGCAGGCTAAACTTTGAAACCGGGGTCTTCCAGGCCACCTGTGTTGACGCCACGGTAGTTCCCTTTATGAAACAAAAGGTGAATGCCTGTTTTGGCTGCTATGGGTGCCGGGAGGCGAGCGACATTGACCTATCAGAAACCGTTATGGGGTTTCCTGGGGGTATACTCGAGGAGGTGGTAGATTCTTTAAGCAGACTGGCGGCCAAAGCTCTGCCTAGAGCCAGAGGTAAGTCCGTGTATAAGGGTTTCGTAGGGCAACAATAGTAAAATAGTAAAAATGATACAGGGAAGGGAGCGTTACTTATGGGTCCCGGTGAAATGAATCTCGAACAGGTATTGCAGAAGATGCAGGAGAAATTGGGCGGCGATCCCTATCCTATGCGCTTGCTCAGCCAGCTGGTACCTCAGGGAGTAATGGACCAGGCCAGGTCAAGCCAATTTGTTGAAACCTTGCCTGCTATTCCCATAAAGTATAAAATGTTGATGTACGTAACTGCTGCGGCAGCCTTGGGTTCGGAGTATTGCACTAAG harbors:
- a CDS encoding DUF169 domain-containing protein, translating into MSVSLRELAQKMVDILGLKTQPVAVKFCERTYGDHLEQRKMRYCQALMLARHGEEVVLTAENIACPAAAAAFGFKPLPEKIAEGDMLANLGLFAQPAAAKYTMSLMPRLERGKYQAVRLLPLSQAEGVVPDVVVVEGLPEQLMWIILASVFNTGGRLNFETGVFQATCVDATVVPFMKQKVNACFGCYGCREASDIDLSETVMGFPGGILEEVVDSLSRLAAKALPRARGKSVYKGFVGQQ
- a CDS encoding carboxymuconolactone decarboxylase family protein, with protein sequence MNLEQVLQKMQEKLGGDPYPMRLLSQLVPQGVMDQARSSQFVETLPAIPIKYKMLMYVTAAAALGSEYCTKVYAQRAMREGATVQEIMEAVLIARFVSASTVFATAIPTMEMLLNSTPKEGGDVK